Proteins encoded in a region of the Psychromicrobium lacuslunae genome:
- a CDS encoding helix-turn-helix transcriptional regulator yields MGEPKQQSRFSAETIALLRSADRRIRLAPPGDLFELYAITRRAIEALANIDTFYIGMYRDERTLVVPYRFHRGQLLRPEISKFGRHGISTWLLNSAKTYRFSDDGGRMLTVGVRFGATEGVRDGAMLPLLGPNREVVGMLSVESSVAGVITDEVVLAMEWLAKALMTVAQPATGNKANVELYREHPELQSSRVVNSLDLLHEATLVFDSLQSSLHGLSKKIARLSKAQIAEELDNIRMLCLKSSSELASQAVQKPQDEADPLATLTSRELEIAELIVEESLSNAAIAQRLLISEKTVKIHVSNILQKIGVSRRDGIAWALGRGSAKLRDSV; encoded by the coding sequence ATGGGGGAGCCAAAACAACAGAGCCGATTTTCTGCCGAGACCATAGCACTTTTGAGATCCGCGGATCGACGGATCCGCTTGGCACCGCCCGGCGACCTTTTTGAGCTCTATGCCATCACTAGGCGAGCGATTGAAGCCCTGGCTAATATCGACACCTTCTACATTGGCATGTACCGAGATGAGCGCACCCTGGTAGTGCCTTACCGTTTCCATCGCGGACAATTACTGAGGCCGGAGATCTCCAAATTCGGTCGCCATGGCATTTCAACCTGGCTTCTCAACTCAGCGAAAACTTACCGGTTCTCCGATGACGGAGGCAGAATGCTGACAGTTGGCGTACGGTTCGGCGCCACAGAGGGGGTTCGTGACGGGGCTATGCTCCCTCTACTTGGCCCGAACCGGGAGGTGGTCGGCATGCTCTCGGTTGAATCCTCGGTTGCGGGCGTAATCACCGACGAAGTCGTGCTAGCGATGGAATGGCTAGCGAAGGCTTTAATGACAGTGGCGCAGCCCGCGACGGGCAATAAAGCGAATGTCGAACTCTATCGGGAGCATCCCGAACTGCAGAGCAGCCGGGTGGTTAACAGTCTGGATCTACTTCACGAGGCCACTTTGGTCTTCGACTCCTTACAATCCTCCCTCCATGGCCTGAGCAAGAAAATAGCTCGCCTCTCCAAAGCCCAGATCGCTGAAGAGCTCGACAATATCCGGATGCTCTGCTTGAAATCCTCAAGTGAGTTGGCTTCACAGGCGGTGCAGAAGCCACAGGACGAGGCAGACCCGCTGGCTACTCTGACCAGTCGTGAGTTGGAGATCGCCGAACTCATCGTCGAGGAATCCCTCTCCAACGCGGCCATAGCCCAGCGCCTGCTGATCTCTGAGAAGACCGTCAAAATCCATGTCAGCAATATTCTGCAGAAAATTGGGGTTTCTCGCCGAGATGGTATTGCTTGGGCGCTGGGCCGTGGCTCCGCGAAACTCAGAGATTCGGTATGA
- a CDS encoding C39 family peptidase has product MLTRRHFVKTSTLAVGAAAAGMAVGVAAATPAQAEYVTPALVPIMQSTTGAYAAYNCGPTSVTMALVAKGIKPAAWPDKVAAVQLVRRDAMKKVGSGGTTLAQIQAGFAYYGKGSHIAGIDEAINWAHQGHAVVVGGDAATPAFNWAKWLTAGASGVGHYVFLAGYDSSRGYKILDPVSASSANVVHYVSESAIRAFSSYYPYQSNVIPNL; this is encoded by the coding sequence ATGCTGACAAGACGACATTTTGTTAAAACCTCGACACTGGCTGTTGGCGCTGCGGCGGCAGGAATGGCAGTCGGTGTGGCGGCTGCAACTCCAGCCCAGGCCGAATATGTAACGCCTGCATTAGTGCCGATCATGCAGTCCACCACCGGAGCTTACGCGGCCTACAACTGCGGTCCGACTTCGGTGACGATGGCCTTGGTAGCTAAAGGAATCAAACCCGCCGCTTGGCCCGATAAGGTCGCCGCGGTCCAACTTGTGCGCCGTGATGCGATGAAGAAAGTGGGCTCGGGGGGCACCACGTTGGCACAGATTCAAGCCGGATTTGCCTACTACGGCAAGGGCTCGCATATTGCTGGAATCGATGAGGCTATTAACTGGGCACATCAGGGCCATGCCGTGGTCGTCGGCGGCGACGCGGCGACTCCCGCCTTCAACTGGGCTAAGTGGTTAACCGCCGGGGCAAGCGGAGTAGGCCACTACGTCTTCCTCGCCGGTTACGACTCCAGCCGGGGTTACAAGATTCTCGACCCGGTCTCAGCGAGTTCGGCGAATGTGGTGCATTACGTTTCAGAGAGCGCCATCCGCGCGTTTTCTTCCTACTACCCGTACCAATCAAACGTCATACCGAATCTCTGA
- a CDS encoding ABC transporter permease: protein MAWFIANFGAILANAGLHLYQSVLPLVLGVIIAIPLAQLARVSKIARGIILSLGSLLYTIPSLALFVVLPVILGTQILDQNNVIVALTIYAVALLVRTTVDALNSVDNDIRQAAVALGYKAFPRFFAVDLPLSIPVLFAGLRVVSVSNIALVSVGAVIGVKNLGFYFTDGLQRDFLVEIWVGIIGTLVLAVLMDVVLVLLQRLLTPWLRAAKATKPQTEASRLEEAVS, encoded by the coding sequence ATGGCTTGGTTTATCGCCAACTTCGGCGCCATTTTGGCTAATGCCGGGCTGCACCTCTATCAGTCGGTGCTGCCATTGGTCCTCGGGGTGATTATCGCGATCCCGCTGGCGCAACTCGCGCGGGTGAGCAAGATCGCTCGAGGCATTATCCTCTCGTTGGGATCCCTGCTTTACACCATCCCCTCGCTCGCGCTCTTCGTTGTGTTGCCGGTGATTCTAGGGACTCAGATTCTGGATCAGAACAATGTGATTGTGGCGCTGACGATCTATGCGGTGGCGCTTTTAGTTCGCACCACGGTAGACGCGCTGAATTCGGTGGACAACGATATTCGGCAGGCCGCGGTGGCGCTTGGTTACAAGGCTTTCCCGCGCTTTTTCGCCGTCGATCTACCACTCTCAATTCCGGTGTTATTCGCCGGGCTGCGGGTGGTCTCGGTCAGCAATATCGCCCTGGTCAGCGTCGGTGCGGTGATCGGTGTGAAGAACTTAGGTTTCTACTTCACCGATGGCTTGCAAAGGGATTTTCTGGTGGAGATCTGGGTGGGCATTATCGGCACTCTGGTGCTGGCTGTGCTGATGGATGTGGTTCTGGTCTTACTGCAACGCCTGCTGACACCATGGCTGCGGGCCGCTAAGGCGACTAAACCGCAGACCGAAGCTTCGCGACTTGAAGAGGCGGTGAGCTGA
- a CDS encoding APC family permease, whose protein sequence is MGLMRTKTIEQSIADSAEPGRTLKRSLSTWDLMIMGVAVAVGAGIFSVGAKAAAHNAGPAVTISFVLAAITCAAAIMCYAEFATAIPVTGSAYVFTYATMGEIFAWIVGWNLILELLMAAAVIAKYWGVYLSDFLKAVNINLPAEIPVGPVTIYWGPAIVVAIFTVVLVLGTKLSARVNNIVTIIKIAIVLFVIVVGFFFVKAQNYIPFVPPAEDAPQTTTSALTQPFMSFLSGSSPAVYGFTGIISGAALVFFAFIGFDVVATSAEEVKNPKKTLPRGIFAGLAVVAVLYILVTLAVTGMVPYTELAKAADPSLATAFQLVGADWAVVIISLGSLIGLTTVIMVLLMGLSRVSMAMSRDGLLPRALSRTSDKRATPAHTQIICGIVVVLLAGFTPIELLSEMINIGTLSAFVMVSIGILVLRRKRPDLKPAFRVPLGPVIPILSALLCTYLMFNLATQTWIFFAVWSVVGLAIYFAYGRWNSRLARQAKAEKEPAVVD, encoded by the coding sequence ATGGGCCTGATGCGCACCAAGACAATTGAACAGTCGATAGCGGACTCCGCCGAGCCCGGTAGAACGCTCAAGAGGTCATTGAGCACCTGGGATCTCATGATCATGGGTGTCGCGGTCGCGGTTGGTGCCGGCATCTTCTCGGTTGGCGCGAAGGCAGCGGCACACAATGCCGGCCCAGCGGTAACTATCTCTTTCGTATTGGCTGCGATCACCTGCGCGGCCGCGATCATGTGCTACGCCGAATTTGCCACCGCCATTCCGGTGACCGGAAGCGCCTATGTTTTCACCTACGCCACGATGGGCGAAATCTTCGCCTGGATTGTCGGCTGGAACCTGATTCTGGAACTCCTGATGGCGGCCGCTGTAATCGCCAAATATTGGGGCGTTTATCTCTCCGATTTCCTCAAGGCGGTCAATATCAACCTGCCCGCCGAGATCCCGGTGGGACCGGTGACCATTTATTGGGGTCCAGCTATCGTCGTAGCGATCTTCACCGTGGTCCTGGTCCTCGGCACTAAGCTTTCTGCCCGGGTCAATAACATTGTCACGATCATCAAAATTGCTATTGTCTTGTTCGTTATCGTGGTGGGCTTCTTCTTCGTGAAGGCACAGAATTACATCCCCTTCGTGCCGCCCGCCGAGGACGCTCCGCAAACCACGACAAGTGCACTCACCCAGCCATTCATGTCTTTCCTCTCCGGCTCCTCCCCCGCCGTCTATGGTTTCACCGGGATCATCTCCGGTGCTGCTCTGGTGTTCTTCGCCTTTATCGGTTTCGACGTGGTGGCTACCAGCGCCGAAGAAGTCAAAAATCCGAAGAAGACCTTGCCCCGCGGCATCTTCGCGGGTCTAGCCGTGGTCGCCGTGCTCTATATCTTGGTTACCCTGGCGGTCACCGGTATGGTGCCTTACACCGAGCTCGCCAAGGCTGCCGATCCATCCCTGGCCACCGCCTTCCAACTCGTCGGCGCTGACTGGGCCGTGGTGATTATCTCGCTTGGCTCGCTGATCGGGCTCACCACGGTGATCATGGTGCTGTTGATGGGACTCTCTCGAGTGTCAATGGCAATGAGCCGTGATGGTCTGCTCCCCCGCGCACTCTCTCGCACCTCGGATAAGCGGGCCACCCCGGCGCATACCCAAATCATCTGCGGCATCGTGGTGGTGCTACTGGCCGGCTTCACCCCGATCGAATTGCTCAGTGAAATGATCAATATCGGCACCCTCTCCGCCTTCGTGATGGTCAGCATCGGCATCCTGGTACTACGGCGCAAGCGTCCGGATCTCAAGCCGGCCTTCCGGGTACCGCTCGGCCCGGTGATCCCGATTCTTTCGGCCCTGCTCTGCACCTACCTGATGTTCAACCTGGCCACCCAGACCTGGATTTTCTTCGCAGTCTGGTCGGTAGTGGGGCTGGCGATTTACTTCGCCTACGGTCGTTGGAACTCCCGACTGGCCCGGCAAGCCAAAGCCGAGAAGGAACCCGCGGTCGTAGACTGA
- a CDS encoding ABC transporter permease, with amino-acid sequence MLSMTDYTSTDPIGQGIQWLGDAQNWEGVNGIPTRLVEHLGYGALTLLISLVIALPIGLYVGHTGRGRVVVVSLAAMFRALPTLGMITLFALLSTLGLMPAIWALVLLAIPPLLTGVYAGISSVDRAVVDSARSMGMTEWQILFGVEVPNGLKVMLGGFRGGVLQVLATVAVVAYLPLGGLGRYLIDGVSSNDYGQVFGGAVLIAVLAIVIDGLLALLTRFSVSPGLRVTARPTAATVGSEKTVANDTSVIGVQGGTS; translated from the coding sequence ATGCTGAGCATGACCGACTACACCAGCACCGATCCGATCGGTCAAGGCATTCAATGGCTGGGCGATGCACAGAACTGGGAAGGTGTGAACGGAATTCCCACCCGCTTGGTGGAACATCTTGGCTATGGTGCGCTGACCCTGCTGATTTCGCTGGTGATCGCGCTGCCGATCGGCCTCTACGTAGGGCATACCGGTCGGGGCAGAGTGGTGGTGGTTTCGCTTGCCGCAATGTTCCGCGCATTGCCCACCCTCGGCATGATCACGCTCTTCGCCTTACTTTCCACCCTCGGTTTAATGCCGGCCATCTGGGCCCTGGTGCTGCTAGCTATTCCGCCGCTTCTGACCGGCGTCTACGCCGGTATTTCCTCGGTTGATAGAGCAGTGGTGGACTCAGCGCGCAGCATGGGCATGACCGAATGGCAGATCTTATTTGGCGTGGAAGTGCCCAACGGCCTTAAAGTCATGCTGGGTGGCTTCCGCGGCGGGGTGCTGCAAGTCCTGGCTACCGTTGCGGTGGTCGCCTATTTACCGCTCGGCGGACTCGGCCGTTACTTGATTGACGGTGTCAGTTCCAATGATTATGGACAGGTGTTTGGCGGCGCTGTGCTGATCGCCGTGCTGGCCATTGTGATCGATGGACTTTTGGCCTTATTGACCCGATTCTCGGTCTCTCCCGGACTGAGGGTCACCGCACGACCCACTGCCGCTACTGTGGGCAGTGAGAAAACAGTTGCCAATGACACTTCAGTCATCGGCGTACAAGGAGGAACCTCATGA
- a CDS encoding peptidoglycan-binding domain-containing protein, with the protein MPNSAKVRWQAAVVGTVLATGALLSIGPISPAVAQQAAIGDHLPATALAAEVCSVPATANDSVLLTLKRVGDSRSISSKVRLAMFETAWVESHANNLGCGDSDSVGVFQQRPSQGWGTVAQCMDVNYAANKFLDQAISNAAKNPGWTAGQVAQSVQRSAYPSRYDQAQSTANSLISRSITLDNGGPVNSFAWPVTSIGEVSTRVKVLQSMLVQRGYSLTIDGSFGAATQSAVKSFQASKGMVADGVVGVQTWPAVLINPSYGQNNKAVSALQTELKAHGYTITVDGSYGAATQNTVKSFRSNYKLPAGTTVDLSVWNILVHFH; encoded by the coding sequence GTGCCTAATTCAGCCAAAGTCCGGTGGCAGGCAGCCGTCGTTGGTACCGTGCTTGCCACTGGGGCGTTACTCAGCATCGGTCCGATCAGTCCAGCGGTGGCGCAGCAAGCCGCTATTGGCGATCACCTACCAGCGACAGCGCTGGCCGCCGAGGTTTGCTCGGTGCCGGCGACGGCAAATGACAGTGTGCTGCTCACTCTCAAGCGGGTTGGGGACAGCCGGAGCATTAGCAGCAAGGTGAGGCTGGCCATGTTTGAAACGGCCTGGGTTGAATCGCATGCGAATAACCTCGGTTGTGGCGATTCGGATTCGGTCGGTGTCTTCCAGCAACGTCCGAGTCAGGGCTGGGGCACCGTCGCCCAGTGCATGGATGTGAATTACGCGGCCAATAAATTCCTAGACCAGGCGATCAGCAATGCCGCGAAGAACCCGGGATGGACTGCCGGGCAGGTGGCGCAAAGCGTGCAGCGCTCGGCCTATCCCTCCCGCTACGATCAAGCTCAGAGCACTGCCAATTCACTAATTTCCCGCTCGATCACCTTGGATAATGGTGGCCCGGTGAACTCCTTTGCCTGGCCGGTGACTTCGATCGGCGAGGTGTCTACCAGGGTCAAGGTGCTCCAGTCGATGCTGGTGCAGCGGGGCTACTCCCTGACCATCGATGGTTCCTTCGGTGCCGCTACTCAAAGCGCTGTGAAGAGTTTCCAGGCCAGCAAGGGAATGGTCGCCGACGGCGTGGTGGGCGTTCAGACCTGGCCTGCGGTGCTTATTAACCCCAGCTACGGCCAAAACAACAAAGCGGTCTCCGCTTTGCAGACCGAACTCAAGGCACACGGCTACACCATCACCGTGGATGGTAGCTATGGGGCTGCAACTCAGAACACAGTGAAGAGCTTCCGCAGTAATTACAAATTGCCGGCCGGCACCACTGTTGACCTATCGGTCTGGAACATCCTGGTGCATTTCCACTAG
- a CDS encoding ABC transporter substrate-binding protein: MKLASSTFARRALLPAGALMAAALTLTACGGNPLSNPSTAGSGGSSAAGSVIVGSADFPESQVIAEIYAGALQAAGVSVTPKMNIGSREAYVGGLKDGSIDLIPDYTGNLLGFLDTKNTLSDKDAIVKALPDKLSASGLAVLDPAAAEDKDAMVVTKATAEKYQLSSLEDLAKVCDKLTFAAPPEFATRDYGLPGLKAKYNCVPSKFQPIKDGGGPLTVKALISDQVQVADIFTTSPAIQDNNLVVLSDPKNNFLAQQVIPLYKSSKLSDAAKQALNNVSKQLTTDDLINLNRQISGDQKLEPKDAAQQWLKDKGIVK; encoded by the coding sequence ATGAAGCTAGCTAGCTCGACCTTCGCCAGGCGCGCCCTGCTCCCTGCGGGAGCACTGATGGCTGCCGCGCTGACTCTCACTGCCTGCGGAGGTAATCCGCTCAGCAATCCGTCGACTGCGGGTTCCGGCGGCAGTAGCGCTGCCGGTTCGGTGATCGTGGGATCGGCTGACTTCCCGGAAAGCCAGGTCATTGCTGAGATCTACGCTGGTGCGCTGCAAGCCGCGGGCGTTTCGGTGACGCCTAAAATGAATATCGGCTCGCGCGAAGCCTATGTCGGTGGTCTCAAAGATGGCTCTATTGATCTGATTCCGGACTACACCGGAAACCTCTTGGGCTTCTTGGACACCAAGAACACTCTCTCCGATAAGGACGCGATTGTTAAGGCCTTGCCGGATAAGCTTTCCGCTTCCGGTCTCGCCGTGTTGGATCCGGCCGCCGCGGAAGACAAAGACGCCATGGTGGTGACTAAGGCGACCGCAGAAAAATATCAGCTCAGCTCCTTGGAGGACCTTGCGAAGGTCTGCGATAAGTTGACCTTCGCCGCGCCGCCGGAGTTCGCTACCCGCGACTACGGGCTGCCGGGCTTGAAGGCCAAATACAACTGCGTGCCGTCGAAGTTCCAGCCAATTAAGGACGGTGGCGGGCCGTTGACCGTCAAGGCACTGATCAGCGATCAGGTGCAGGTGGCCGATATCTTCACCACCAGCCCGGCCATCCAGGACAATAACCTGGTGGTGCTGAGCGATCCGAAGAACAACTTCCTCGCCCAGCAGGTGATTCCGCTGTACAAGTCGAGCAAGCTTTCCGACGCTGCCAAGCAAGCCCTTAATAATGTTTCAAAGCAATTGACCACCGACGATCTGATTAATCTCAACCGTCAGATCTCGGGTGATCAGAAGCTGGAGCCCAAGGACGCTGCGCAGCAGTGGCTGAAGGATAAGGGCATTGTGAAGTAA
- a CDS encoding ABC transporter ATP-binding protein yields MIVFDSVTKRYQAGQGGLAAVDNLSMTIDKGGITVFVGPSGCGKTTSLRMINRMVEPSEGTITVDGQDISGVPAPALRRSMGYVMQSSGLLPHRTVIDNVQTVLRLNKVPKSQARARAHELLDVVGLSQSFAKRYPSQLSGGQQQRVGVARALAADPPVLLMDEPFSAVDPVVRAELQEELLRLQRDLAKTIVFVTHDIDEATILGDKVAVFAVGGRLAQYAKPEEILRAPVDDFVAGFVGRDRGFRHLSFSEGTQLQVHPVATSQQQQPVSEWTLLVSEEKHPLGWLSPNRPGEIVAGGSLFEEHESLRRALDAALSSPAGLGVTVDEHGAVSGVVKAPEVLDAIEQARIAREA; encoded by the coding sequence ATGATAGTTTTCGATTCTGTTACTAAGCGCTATCAGGCAGGTCAGGGCGGTTTGGCAGCCGTGGACAACCTTTCGATGACGATTGACAAAGGCGGTATCACCGTTTTCGTTGGTCCTTCCGGTTGCGGTAAGACCACATCACTGCGAATGATCAATCGGATGGTCGAGCCTAGCGAGGGCACCATCACCGTCGACGGGCAGGATATTTCTGGGGTGCCCGCTCCGGCGCTGCGTCGCTCAATGGGGTATGTCATGCAGTCTTCCGGCCTGCTGCCGCACCGCACCGTGATCGACAATGTGCAGACCGTGCTGAGACTCAATAAGGTGCCTAAATCGCAAGCTCGAGCTCGGGCGCATGAACTTCTTGACGTCGTCGGACTCTCGCAATCTTTTGCGAAGCGTTATCCGAGCCAACTCTCCGGTGGCCAGCAACAACGCGTCGGAGTGGCCAGGGCGCTTGCCGCTGACCCGCCGGTGCTGCTGATGGACGAACCGTTTAGCGCAGTTGATCCGGTGGTGCGGGCCGAATTGCAGGAGGAACTGTTGCGGCTGCAACGGGATCTCGCGAAGACCATCGTCTTTGTCACTCACGATATTGATGAGGCGACCATTCTTGGCGATAAGGTGGCGGTTTTCGCGGTAGGCGGCAGGCTCGCCCAGTACGCCAAGCCGGAGGAAATCCTGCGTGCTCCGGTGGACGATTTTGTCGCGGGCTTCGTCGGGCGGGACCGCGGTTTTCGGCATCTCTCCTTCAGCGAAGGGACGCAACTGCAAGTTCACCCGGTGGCCACTAGCCAGCAGCAGCAGCCGGTCAGCGAATGGACACTGCTGGTCTCTGAGGAAAAACACCCGCTGGGTTGGCTCTCTCCCAACCGACCGGGCGAGATAGTCGCTGGTGGTTCCCTCTTCGAAGAGCATGAATCACTGCGGCGGGCACTCGATGCCGCGCTATCTTCGCCCGCGGGCCTCGGCGTCACCGTTGACGAGCACGGCGCGGTCAGCGGAGTGGTCAAGGCACCAGAAGTGCTTGATGCCATCGAACAAGCTCGGATAGCGCGCGAGGCTTAA